From the genome of Anopheles moucheti chromosome 3, idAnoMoucSN_F20_07, whole genome shotgun sequence, one region includes:
- the LOC128302026 gene encoding uncharacterized protein LOC128302026, with product MKYHRLLACIVLGIVTLPQHGNASPKPDFAVPARMTGVASGSLDSAGNVVQNTNRILSLLDQFQSITETLYGLQTPDLYRLATGFRLVLDSLVESGSPIFQALSNAARLSSGNITTVFDGIRRSINATIALNELHQQTINGTGLLLGTAGVQNISIVLDQLVRNVANLSVVLDEIEPALVELQQLSRPSQALVDSRYPRNGVRKLNGVLLDYVNIGRATVPQINAVVNRIRMMDGFIARLTSVTSGLRNYLNSTLANVNGTVYNGVQLRLQTAIRAIRTSFSSNVIGATRKLKLFFLDDLDTVRLVAQNASELLVNRLTNVTQSLDELANRTTVQMDGQETEWVLNSTIATVSNLAWRMALSVTSAVPQADTCYSKFNYEFDKLPRLIYGTLSSCGQEEVRTLQSVASALVGYLGVVQAQLDSEANQYNQCLNGVTPSSSDALKLQRAVCLQGAQRLSDIWGDKVVDNQVQAFEGLVHDEVFYSAERHRQCVRTSYLLMISEVNNLWSAVANCLN from the coding sequence ATGAAGTATCATCGTCTTCTCGCTTGCATCGTGCTGGGTATCGTGACACTCCCGCAGCATGGGAACGCCAGTCCAAAGCCGGACTTTGCCGTACCGGCACGCATGACCGGTGTCGCCAGCGGAAGCCTCGATTCGGCCGGAAACGTGGTACAAAACACGAACCGCATCCTGAGCCTGCTTGACCAGTTCCAATCGATCACCGAAACGCTGTACGGTTTGCAAACTCCCGACCTGTACCGGTTGGCAACGGGGTTTCGGCTGGTGCTGGACAGCCTGGTAGAGTCGGGCAGCCCCATCTTTCAGGCCCTCTCGAACGCGGCCCGTCTCTCCAGCGGTAACATAACGACTGTTTTCGACGGAATCCGGCGTAGCATTAATGCAACGATTGCGCTCAACGAGCTGCACCAGCAGACGATCAACGGGACGGGGCTGCTGCTCGGGACGGCGGGCGTCCAAAACATCAGCATCGTGCTGGACCAACTGGTGCGTAATGTGGCCAACCTGAGTGTCGTGCTGGACGAAATCGAACCGGCACTGGTAGAGCTCCAGCAGCTGTCCCGTCCCAGCCAGGCGCTGGTTGACAGCAGGTACCCGCGGAACGGCGTTCGGAAGTTGAACGGTGTCCTGCTGGACTACGTCAACATCGGGAGGGCCACGGTACCGCAAATCAACGCCGTTGTCAATCGTATCCGCATGATGGATGGTTTCATCGCCCGGCTAACTTCGGTAACGAGCGGGCTGCGGAACTATCTGAACAGTACCCTCGCCAACGTGAACGGGACCGTCTACAACGGTGTGCAGCTGCGGCTACAGACCGCCATCCGTGCAATTCGCACGAGCTTCAGTTCCAATGTAATTGGGGCTACGAGAAAACTGAAGCTATTCTTTCTCGACGACCTGGACACCGTTCGGTTGGTGGCGCAGAACGCGAGCGAACTGCTTGTCAATCGGCTCACCAACGTCACCCAATCACTGGACGAACTTGCCAACCGCACCACGGTACAGATGGACGGACAAGAAACGGAATGGGTGTTGAACAGTACCATCGCAACCGTCTCGAACCTTGCCTGGCGGATGGCCCTCTCCGTTACCTCAGCTGTCCCGCAGGCTGACACTTGCTATTCCAAGTTTAACTACGAGTTCGACAAGTTGCCACGGCTTATCTACGGCACACTATCGAGCTGCGGTCAGGAGGAGGTCCGCACGTTGCAGAGTGTGGCCAGTGCACTCGTCGGGTATCTTGGAGTCGTCCAGGCGCAGCTCGACTCGGAAGCAAACCAATACAACCAATGCTTGAACGGAGTAACTCCAAGTTCTTCCGATGCATTAAAGCTGCAGCGTGCCGTTTGTCTGCAGGGCGCTCAAAGACTTTCGGACATCTGGGGCGACAAAGTGGTCGATAATCAAGTGCAAGCGTTCGAAGGACTAGTGCACGATGAGGTATTTTACAGTGCCGAGCGACACCGTCAGTGTGTGCGAACCAGTTATCTGTTGATGATTTCCGAGGTGAACAATCTGTGGAGCGCTGTTGCGAATTGTTTGAattaa